A region of Pyxidicoccus parkwaysis DNA encodes the following proteins:
- a CDS encoding YchJ family protein: protein MPPAPPCPCCSGLRYKECCAPFHRGEAEPPDAEKLMRSRYSAFAMREVAYLWKTLHPDHPDRARSREEYLRDLRAYAQGHQFPKLVVMDWKPPDETGLAQVLFFAKVFEKGKERSFVERSDFRHDGTGWRYLSGVTVQPKALDVPPETLTLATFPG from the coding sequence ATGCCCCCTGCCCCGCCCTGTCCCTGCTGCTCCGGACTCCGTTACAAGGAGTGCTGCGCTCCGTTCCACCGAGGAGAGGCGGAGCCGCCCGACGCCGAGAAGCTGATGCGCAGCCGCTACAGCGCGTTCGCGATGAGGGAGGTGGCGTACCTGTGGAAGACGCTGCACCCGGACCACCCGGACCGGGCCCGGTCTCGCGAGGAGTACCTGAGGGACTTGCGCGCCTATGCGCAGGGGCACCAGTTCCCGAAGCTGGTGGTGATGGACTGGAAGCCGCCGGATGAGACGGGGCTGGCGCAGGTGCTGTTCTTCGCCAAGGTGTTCGAGAAGGGGAAGGAGCGTTCCTTCGTGGAGCGCTCGGACTTCCGGCACGACGGGACGGGGTGGCGGTACCTGTCCGGCGTCACGGTGCAGCCGAAGGCGCTGGACGTTCCGCCGGAGACACTCACGCTGGCGACGTTCCCGGGGTAG